A region from the Azospirillaceae bacterium genome encodes:
- a CDS encoding LysR family transcriptional regulator has protein sequence MSLPDLEAWAIFAKVAETGSFAGAAQELNLSNATVSKAMSRLEARLGERLIHRTSRRFSLTETGRVLAVRAAQILAEGEAVEAEAQAKSSQPRGRVRLAAPMSFGVRHVAPAMPEFLAAYPDVTVDLQLDDRQVDLVAGGVDVALRIADLADSSLMTRRLCPVRRWVVGAPTYFRRHGRPARPRDLKDHACLVYSYLATGDTWRFTHLDGTEEAVRVKGPLSATNADALQDALEAGLGVALQPDFLAWDAVQAGRLEVAFLDWAPPALAINLITPAGGPRAARVAVLLDFLAHRFTAGSAPWTRELPAAG, from the coding sequence ATGTCCCTTCCTGATCTCGAGGCCTGGGCCATCTTCGCCAAGGTGGCGGAAACCGGGTCCTTCGCCGGCGCTGCCCAGGAATTGAACCTGTCCAACGCCACCGTGTCCAAGGCCATGAGCCGGTTGGAGGCGCGGCTGGGTGAGCGGCTGATCCACCGCACCTCCCGCCGCTTCTCGCTGACCGAGACGGGGCGGGTGCTGGCGGTGCGCGCCGCGCAAATCCTGGCGGAGGGGGAGGCGGTGGAGGCGGAGGCCCAGGCCAAGTCCAGCCAGCCCCGGGGGCGGGTGCGGCTGGCCGCGCCGATGTCCTTCGGCGTGCGGCATGTGGCCCCGGCCATGCCGGAATTCCTGGCGGCCTACCCCGACGTGACGGTGGATTTGCAGCTGGATGACCGGCAGGTCGATCTGGTGGCGGGCGGTGTCGATGTGGCCCTGCGCATCGCCGACCTGGCGGATTCCAGCCTGATGACGCGGCGCCTGTGCCCCGTGCGCCGCTGGGTGGTGGGGGCGCCCACCTACTTCCGGCGCCATGGCCGGCCGGCGCGGCCGCGCGACCTGAAGGATCACGCCTGCCTGGTGTACAGCTACCTCGCCACCGGCGACACCTGGCGCTTCACCCACCTGGACGGGACGGAGGAGGCGGTGCGGGTCAAGGGTCCCTTGAGCGCGACCAACGCCGACGCGCTGCAGGACGCGCTGGAGGCCGGGCTGGGCGTGGCCTTGCAGCCCGATTTCCTGGCGTGGGACGCCGTGCAGGCCGGCCGGCTGGAGGTGGCGTTCCTGGATTGGGCGCCGCCCGCCCTGGCCATCAACCTGATCACCCCCGCCGGCGGGCCGCGCGCCGCGCGGGTGGCGGTGCTGCTGGACTTCCTGGCCCATCGTTTTACCGCCGGGTCGGCGCCGTGGACGCGGGAACTGCCCGCCGCCGGCTGA